One Pseudonocardia sediminis DNA window includes the following coding sequences:
- a CDS encoding NADPH-dependent FMN reductase translates to MTSAPADAGPRILALVGSPTPGGKTLTAAHAVLAGARDAGARTTLLDLAGGPSPEAVQVALTDADGIVFASPTHRARCSTLIKSVLEGTQRGAAGETSSPLLGKATAVVQVGASLHHFLAVEDVRSILAGFFAAQVLSPGLYLHSDDYTDDPAGPVPTGPVLTTEAAAVAAAYGRALTEFTAALRAAPGVRALRPQI, encoded by the coding sequence ATGACGAGCGCACCGGCCGACGCCGGACCGCGGATCCTGGCCCTCGTCGGCTCCCCGACACCCGGGGGGAAGACGCTGACCGCCGCGCACGCCGTGCTGGCCGGGGCCCGCGACGCGGGTGCCCGGACCACGCTGCTCGACCTCGCCGGGGGCCCCTCGCCGGAGGCCGTGCAGGTCGCGCTGACCGACGCCGACGGCATCGTGTTCGCCTCCCCCACCCACCGCGCCCGCTGCAGCACGCTGATCAAGAGCGTGCTGGAGGGCACCCAGCGCGGGGCCGCCGGGGAGACGAGCTCGCCGCTGCTGGGCAAGGCGACCGCCGTCGTGCAGGTCGGCGCGAGCCTGCACCACTTCCTGGCCGTCGAGGACGTGCGCTCGATCCTGGCCGGGTTCTTCGCCGCGCAGGTGCTCTCCCCCGGGCTCTACCTGCACAGCGACGACTACACCGACGACCCGGCCGGCCCCGTGCCGACCGGCCCCGTGCTCACCACCGAGGCCGCCGCCGTGGCCGCCGCGTACGGCCGGGCACTGACCGAGTTCACCGCCGCGTTACGCGCCGCACCGGGCGTCCGCGCGCTCCGTCCCCAGATCTGA
- a CDS encoding AraC family transcriptional regulator produces the protein MSVATEPVDEPLRAHAVMNTDDVDEARHVVTEVYVPHDLDSSGGLPLDARLNCVASPRLTLGYLVYGANAALTLPPLEHCYHVNLTLSGRTRVTRRGGREEASTSGGRSGAVLLPHEDSTVTWTPEATQYAMKFPRGPLEEHLGALIGQPVTDPLDFAVSFDMTSGAGAALHSAVRFLRTEIDRPGGIAEAPLARAQLETYVMTALLHGVGHRYSDDLRAPSEREHPAAVRRVVEYIEAHADEPLTVPALARHAGVSVRSLQISFARHLGVTPSEYLRDVRLTRVHADLVAGNPADTSVTERAGAWGFVHLSRFSEQYRRKFGVLPSQTLRS, from the coding sequence GTGAGTGTGGCGACGGAGCCCGTGGACGAGCCGCTGCGCGCGCACGCGGTCATGAACACCGACGACGTCGACGAGGCGAGGCACGTCGTCACCGAGGTCTACGTCCCGCACGACCTGGACTCCTCCGGCGGCCTCCCCCTCGACGCCCGGCTCAACTGCGTCGCCTCGCCCCGGCTGACGCTCGGCTACCTCGTCTACGGCGCGAACGCGGCGCTGACGCTGCCGCCGCTGGAGCACTGCTACCACGTCAACCTCACCCTCAGCGGGCGCACGCGGGTCACCCGCCGCGGCGGGCGAGAGGAGGCGAGCACGTCCGGTGGGCGCAGCGGCGCGGTGCTGCTGCCGCACGAGGACTCGACGGTCACGTGGACCCCGGAGGCCACCCAGTACGCGATGAAGTTCCCGCGCGGGCCGCTGGAGGAGCATCTCGGTGCGCTGATCGGGCAGCCGGTCACCGACCCGCTCGACTTCGCGGTGTCCTTCGACATGACCTCCGGAGCGGGCGCCGCGCTGCACTCCGCGGTGCGGTTCCTGCGGACCGAGATCGACCGCCCGGGCGGGATCGCCGAGGCGCCGCTGGCCCGCGCGCAGCTCGAGACCTACGTGATGACGGCGCTTCTGCACGGCGTCGGGCACCGCTACAGCGACGACCTGCGCGCCCCCTCCGAGCGCGAGCACCCCGCGGCGGTGCGCCGCGTCGTCGAGTACATCGAGGCCCACGCCGACGAGCCGCTGACCGTGCCCGCGCTGGCCCGGCACGCCGGGGTGTCGGTCCGGTCGCTGCAGATCAGCTTCGCCCGCCACCTCGGCGTGACCCCGAGCGAGTACCTGCGCGACGTGCGCCTGACCCGGGTGCACGCCGACCTGGTCGCGGGCAACCCGGCCGACACCTCTGTCACCGAACGGGCCGGGGCCTGGGGGTTCGTGCACCTGAGCCGGTTCTCCGAGCAGTACCGCCGCAAGTTCGGCGTGCTGCCGTCGCAGACGCTGCGCTCGTGA
- a CDS encoding LLM class flavin-dependent oxidoreductase yields MVQTVTHGREKTLPLEHTRTGPSIFNDQKMKLGLFGSNCSGGLCMTEAETTYEITWDHTKSIAQKADRLGMEAMVPVARWKGFGGNVNFNGTNFETFTWAAGLAEATEQITIFTTTHIPTVHPIVAANMAVTNDHIASGRYGLNLVMGWFTPEMQMFNPKQLEHDERYVYGGEWLEFVERLWTAEGEFDFDGKYFQSTHCESEPKPFQNPRPVLINAGNSPSGTDFSAKYCDINFASLDIEKMGDYTKAIKAKAREEYQRRISTMTYGLVVCRDTEAEAKRVHQDIIDKGDWPGARNLMSIIGMESQSFNEQIEKFQERFIAGWAGMPLVGTPEQIVDGFQELSDAGMEGMIMGFLDYNEELDYFGEAVMPLMREAGLRY; encoded by the coding sequence ATGGTCCAGACCGTCACCCACGGCCGCGAGAAGACGCTGCCGCTCGAGCACACCCGCACCGGCCCGTCGATCTTCAACGACCAGAAGATGAAGCTCGGTCTGTTCGGCTCGAACTGTTCGGGCGGTCTGTGCATGACCGAGGCCGAGACGACCTACGAGATCACCTGGGACCACACCAAGTCGATCGCGCAGAAGGCCGACCGGCTCGGCATGGAGGCGATGGTCCCGGTCGCACGCTGGAAGGGCTTCGGCGGCAACGTCAACTTCAACGGCACGAACTTCGAGACGTTCACCTGGGCCGCGGGCCTCGCCGAGGCGACCGAGCAGATCACCATCTTCACCACCACGCACATCCCGACCGTGCACCCGATCGTCGCGGCGAACATGGCCGTCACCAACGACCACATCGCCTCCGGCCGCTACGGCCTGAACCTGGTCATGGGCTGGTTCACCCCCGAGATGCAGATGTTCAACCCCAAGCAGCTCGAGCACGACGAGCGCTACGTCTACGGGGGCGAGTGGCTGGAGTTCGTGGAGCGGCTCTGGACCGCCGAGGGCGAGTTCGACTTCGACGGCAAGTACTTCCAGTCGACGCACTGCGAGTCCGAGCCCAAGCCGTTCCAGAACCCGCGCCCGGTGCTGATCAACGCCGGCAACTCGCCGTCGGGCACCGACTTCTCCGCGAAGTACTGCGACATCAACTTCGCCTCGCTCGACATCGAGAAGATGGGTGACTACACGAAGGCGATCAAGGCCAAGGCGCGCGAGGAGTACCAGCGCCGGATCAGCACCATGACCTACGGCCTGGTCGTCTGCCGCGACACCGAGGCCGAGGCCAAGCGCGTGCACCAGGACATCATCGACAAGGGCGACTGGCCCGGTGCGCGCAACCTGATGTCGATCATCGGCATGGAGAGCCAGTCGTTCAACGAGCAGATCGAGAAGTTCCAGGAGCGGTTCATCGCCGGCTGGGCCGGGATGCCGCTGGTCGGGACGCCCGAGCAGATCGTCGACGGTTTCCAGGAGCTCTCCGACGCCGGCATGGAGGGCATGATCATGGGCTTCCTCGACTACAACGAGGAGCTCGACTACTTCGGCGAGGCCGTCATGCCGCTGATGCGCGAGGCCGGTCTCCGGTACTGA
- a CDS encoding LLM class flavin-dependent oxidoreductase, with protein sequence MRFGVFLAPFHAELGQNPVSALARDVELVKHLDRLGFEEAWIGEHHSCGTEMIASPEIFIANVAPQTTSIKLGTGVLSLPYHNPLWVADRAILLDYLTRGRFMLGLGPGSLPTDAAMIGIDPVEQRKALEEDTDVLMQLLLGDEPVTHKNSRYNLVEARCQLRPYTRPLFEVGIAAIASPSGPRIAGKYGAGLLSIGATLTGDTDLLALHWDVATQRAEQFGQTMDREAWRLVGPMHIAETKEEAYRQVEYGIDYWFDYLQHTAAVPHFEPAGTTLQERIDWVNTSGVGVIGTPEDAVRQIRTLEEQSQGGFGAYLMMAHEWANPTDTKRHYELFAEYVTPQFQGSLDRLASSKAAARGSREHLFGRMGKALEEAQTRHQSETAASTAG encoded by the coding sequence ATGCGCTTCGGAGTCTTCCTCGCACCGTTCCACGCCGAGCTCGGGCAGAACCCTGTCTCGGCCCTGGCCCGTGACGTCGAGCTGGTCAAGCACCTCGACCGCCTGGGCTTCGAGGAGGCCTGGATCGGTGAGCACCACTCGTGCGGCACCGAGATGATCGCCAGCCCGGAGATCTTCATCGCGAACGTCGCACCCCAGACGACGAGCATCAAGCTCGGCACCGGCGTCCTCTCGCTGCCGTACCACAACCCGCTGTGGGTGGCGGACCGCGCGATCCTGCTGGACTACCTGACCCGGGGCCGGTTCATGCTCGGGCTCGGCCCGGGTTCGCTGCCCACCGACGCCGCGATGATCGGCATCGACCCCGTCGAGCAGCGCAAGGCCCTCGAGGAGGACACCGACGTCCTCATGCAGCTGCTGCTCGGCGACGAGCCGGTGACGCACAAGAACTCCCGCTACAACCTCGTCGAGGCGCGCTGCCAGCTGCGGCCCTACACGCGCCCGCTGTTCGAGGTGGGCATCGCCGCCATCGCGTCGCCGTCCGGCCCGCGGATCGCCGGCAAGTACGGCGCCGGCCTGCTCTCCATCGGCGCGACCCTGACCGGCGACACCGACCTGCTGGCGCTGCACTGGGACGTCGCCACGCAGCGCGCCGAGCAGTTCGGCCAGACGATGGACCGGGAGGCCTGGCGCCTGGTCGGCCCGATGCACATCGCGGAGACCAAGGAGGAGGCCTACCGCCAGGTCGAGTACGGCATCGACTACTGGTTCGACTACCTGCAGCACACCGCGGCCGTGCCGCACTTCGAGCCGGCCGGGACGACGCTGCAGGAGCGGATCGACTGGGTCAACACCAGCGGCGTCGGCGTCATCGGCACGCCCGAGGACGCGGTCCGCCAGATCCGCACCCTGGAGGAGCAGTCCCAGGGCGGGTTCGGCGCCTACCTGATGATGGCGCACGAGTGGGCCAACCCGACCGACACCAAGCGCCACTACGAGCTGTTCGCCGAGTACGTGACCCCGCAGTTCCAGGGCAGCCTGGACCGGCTGGCATCGTCGAAGGCGGCCGCCCGCGGCAGCCGCGAGCACCTGTTCGGGCGCATGGGCAAGGCCCTCGAGGAGGCCCAGACCCGTCACCAGTCGGAGACCGCCGCGTCCACCGCGGGCTGA
- a CDS encoding maleylpyruvate isomerase N-terminal domain-containing protein, whose protein sequence is MPTSPDVLTAYVDAADTVVALVERIGPVDARWDGPGLGHWTLRDLVGHTGLALSNVLTYADRPAGVEDIGSAEAYYALDASQTGEGADDAAIDRRARDAGVALGTDPPAAFRALAHRTVARVDGADPDALVRCVAGGIRLGAYVATRTAELVLHGYDIAAAVDVAVLFSDRALAETATVLARTGVARGTGPRLVLALSGRGRLPDGYGVF, encoded by the coding sequence ATGCCGACCTCACCCGACGTCCTGACCGCCTACGTCGACGCGGCGGACACCGTCGTGGCGCTCGTCGAGCGGATCGGCCCTGTCGACGCCCGCTGGGACGGCCCCGGACTCGGTCACTGGACGCTGCGCGACCTCGTCGGGCACACCGGCCTGGCGCTGTCCAACGTCCTCACCTACGCCGACCGGCCGGCCGGCGTCGAGGACATCGGCTCGGCCGAGGCCTACTACGCGCTCGACGCGTCGCAGACCGGAGAGGGCGCCGACGACGCGGCGATCGACCGTCGTGCCCGCGACGCGGGCGTCGCCCTCGGCACCGATCCCCCGGCCGCGTTCCGTGCCCTCGCCCACCGCACCGTGGCCCGGGTCGACGGGGCCGACCCGGACGCGCTGGTCCGCTGCGTCGCCGGTGGGATCCGGCTCGGCGCCTACGTCGCGACCCGCACCGCCGAGCTGGTGCTGCACGGCTACGACATCGCCGCCGCCGTCGACGTGGCGGTCCTCTTCAGCGACCGGGCACTGGCCGAGACCGCGACGGTGCTGGCCCGCACCGGGGTCGCGCGCGGGACGGGACCCCGGCTCGTGCTCGCCCTGAGTGGCAGAGGGCGGCTGCCGGACGGCTACGGCGTCTTCTGA
- a CDS encoding xanthine dehydrogenase family protein molybdopterin-binding subunit, with the protein MTLTTQGSFLGNRVLRTEDQELITGAGDYTADLPVEGAYHVAFVRSPFAHGTITSIETEEARGLPGVVAVYTYDDIGLAPRQGLPGVVPEAMARPHLAKGKVRFVGDIVAVVVAESAAQAQDAAESVFAEIDTLPAVIGLEEAAAEGGTLLFDDNGSNIAAAGGTGEVEGLFDGADTVVKGTFHNQRVAGVPMEPNACVAQPGEPDGGITMWLSTQTPHGAQGALAGDLGLDPSQVRVIAPRVGGGFGPKAFEYIEWTVVAKAAQLLGHAVRWTETRSENMLSMVHGRAQVQHVELGLTKAGKIVGLKADVIGDAGGYPMLGSILPSLTQLMSQGVYDIPKIQFNWQAVATTTTPIGAYRGAGRPEATQMLERILDIAADELDIDPLELRRSNFIPPESFPLTTLTGAPYDNGEYAKTLDAAIEAAGYQDLLAEQRKRRESGDRVALGIGVGCYVEVTAPLGLDGEWGSAQAHPDGSFTISAGTSAHGQGHATAFAQVASAVLKVPMDKITLVQSDTAKVPRGVGTLGSRSLQTGGSAIHTASGELVQRAREIAAHLLEAGVDDVELTEEGLGVKGVAGKVVSWSQAAAAAEDGTGSPDGTVSALREELDFKQGQSSFPFGSHIAVVEVDLDTGFVTQRRHVAVDDCGKILNPMLVEGQQHGGIAQGISQALFELVSYDDDGNPTSGNLASYAIPTAADLCSFEASNTETPTHLNPLGAKGIGESGTIGSTPAVHNAVIDALSHLGVRHVDMPLTPQTVWRAVQSVS; encoded by the coding sequence ATGACCCTCACCACGCAGGGCTCCTTCCTGGGCAACCGTGTACTCCGCACGGAGGACCAGGAGCTGATCACCGGAGCCGGCGACTACACCGCGGACCTCCCGGTCGAGGGCGCGTACCACGTCGCCTTCGTCCGTTCGCCGTTCGCGCACGGGACGATCACCTCGATCGAGACCGAGGAGGCGCGCGGCCTGCCCGGCGTCGTCGCCGTCTACACCTACGACGACATCGGCCTCGCGCCCCGGCAGGGCCTGCCCGGCGTCGTCCCGGAGGCGATGGCCCGCCCGCACCTGGCCAAGGGCAAGGTCCGCTTCGTCGGCGACATCGTCGCCGTCGTCGTCGCCGAGTCCGCCGCCCAGGCGCAGGACGCCGCGGAGTCGGTGTTCGCCGAGATCGACACCCTGCCGGCGGTGATCGGGCTGGAGGAGGCGGCCGCCGAGGGCGGCACCCTGCTGTTCGACGACAACGGCTCGAACATCGCGGCGGCCGGCGGCACCGGTGAGGTCGAGGGCCTGTTCGACGGCGCCGACACGGTCGTGAAGGGGACGTTCCACAACCAGCGCGTGGCCGGCGTCCCGATGGAGCCGAACGCGTGCGTCGCGCAGCCGGGCGAGCCCGACGGCGGCATCACGATGTGGCTGTCCACCCAGACCCCGCACGGTGCGCAGGGCGCGCTGGCCGGCGACCTGGGCCTGGACCCGTCGCAGGTCCGGGTGATCGCCCCGCGGGTCGGTGGCGGGTTCGGGCCGAAGGCGTTCGAGTACATCGAGTGGACGGTCGTGGCCAAGGCCGCCCAGCTGCTCGGGCACGCCGTGCGCTGGACCGAGACGCGCTCGGAGAACATGCTCTCGATGGTCCACGGCCGGGCCCAGGTCCAGCACGTCGAGCTGGGTCTGACCAAGGCCGGGAAGATCGTCGGGCTCAAGGCGGACGTGATCGGCGACGCGGGCGGCTACCCGATGCTCGGCTCGATCCTGCCGAGCCTGACGCAGCTGATGTCGCAGGGCGTCTACGACATCCCGAAGATCCAGTTCAACTGGCAGGCCGTCGCCACGACGACGACCCCGATCGGTGCCTACCGCGGGGCCGGACGGCCCGAGGCGACGCAGATGCTCGAGCGGATCCTCGACATCGCCGCCGACGAGCTCGACATCGACCCGCTGGAGCTGCGGCGGTCGAACTTCATCCCGCCGGAGAGCTTCCCGCTCACCACGCTGACCGGCGCGCCCTACGACAACGGCGAGTACGCCAAGACCCTCGACGCGGCCATCGAGGCGGCCGGGTACCAGGACCTGCTCGCCGAGCAGCGCAAGCGCCGCGAGAGCGGCGACCGGGTCGCTCTGGGCATCGGTGTCGGCTGCTACGTCGAGGTCACCGCCCCGCTCGGGCTGGACGGGGAGTGGGGCTCGGCGCAGGCGCACCCGGACGGCTCGTTCACGATCTCGGCGGGCACCAGCGCCCACGGCCAGGGCCACGCGACGGCGTTCGCGCAGGTCGCGTCCGCGGTGCTCAAGGTGCCGATGGACAAGATCACGCTCGTGCAGTCCGACACGGCCAAGGTCCCGCGCGGCGTGGGCACGCTGGGGTCGCGGTCGCTGCAGACCGGCGGCAGCGCGATCCACACCGCCAGCGGTGAGCTGGTCCAGCGGGCGCGGGAGATCGCCGCGCACCTGCTCGAGGCCGGCGTCGACGACGTCGAGCTGACCGAGGAGGGCCTGGGCGTCAAGGGCGTCGCGGGCAAGGTCGTGTCCTGGAGCCAGGCCGCCGCCGCGGCGGAGGACGGCACCGGCAGCCCGGACGGCACGGTCTCGGCGCTGCGCGAGGAGCTGGACTTCAAGCAGGGCCAGTCCAGCTTCCCGTTCGGTTCGCACATCGCCGTCGTCGAGGTCGACCTCGACACCGGCTTCGTGACCCAGCGCCGCCACGTCGCCGTCGACGACTGCGGCAAGATCCTCAACCCGATGCTGGTCGAGGGCCAGCAGCACGGCGGGATCGCGCAGGGCATCTCGCAGGCCCTGTTCGAGCTGGTGTCCTACGACGACGACGGCAACCCGACCAGCGGCAACCTGGCGTCGTACGCGATCCCGACGGCGGCGGACCTGTGCTCGTTCGAGGCCTCGAACACCGAGACCCCGACGCACCTCAACCCGCTCGGCGCCAAGGGCATCGGCGAGTCCGGCACGATCGGCTCGACCCCGGCGGTGCACAACGCGGTGATCGACGCCCTGTCGCACCTCGGCGTGCGCCACGTCGACATGCCGCTCACCCCGCAGACGGTGTGGCGGGCGGTGCAGTCGGTCTCCTGA
- a CDS encoding AI-2E family transporter, with product MSTEAPVHGRGRVIGQGLSWTSRWSVRLLLTAAGATLIGLLIGQLWSIVFPVLMALLVATVLWPPAAWLRRHKVPPALASALVLLLGLGVVAGLITIVGTSVSGSVGQIAASVSAGIEAIGAWLTGPPLNLGQSQLDTVVQTGIDRIQSSVTAIATNVLATVGSFASGLVTTVLTLVLAFLFVKDGPKFLPWVRRVAGAGAGGHVSEVMRRIWTTISEFIRTQAVVAFVDALFIGIGLLIVGVPLALPLAVITFLGGFIPIVGAVVAGALAVLVALVSNGFTAAVIVLLIVLAVQQIEGNVLQPILQSRSLGLHAAVVLLAVTAGSTLYGIAGAFLSVPVTAAAAVVLRYLGELIDQRTGAHPSMTDIDDDGRAEHAENGGNQDDKSGDDGSGDRDRSGEDATTERDDTPSGPPAAAAQPD from the coding sequence GTGAGCACCGAGGCGCCGGTCCACGGCCGCGGCCGGGTGATCGGCCAGGGACTGTCCTGGACGTCGCGCTGGAGCGTGCGGCTGCTGCTGACCGCGGCCGGAGCGACGCTGATCGGGCTGCTGATCGGGCAGCTGTGGTCGATCGTGTTCCCGGTCCTCATGGCGCTGCTCGTCGCGACCGTGCTGTGGCCGCCCGCGGCCTGGCTGCGTCGCCACAAGGTGCCACCCGCGCTGGCCTCGGCGCTCGTGCTGCTGCTCGGGCTCGGGGTCGTCGCCGGGCTGATCACCATCGTCGGCACGTCGGTGTCGGGCAGCGTCGGCCAGATCGCGGCGAGCGTGTCGGCCGGCATCGAGGCGATCGGCGCCTGGCTGACCGGGCCGCCGCTGAACCTCGGCCAGTCCCAGCTGGACACGGTCGTGCAGACCGGGATCGACCGGATCCAGTCCAGCGTCACCGCGATCGCGACCAACGTCCTGGCCACCGTCGGCTCGTTCGCCTCCGGCCTGGTCACGACCGTGCTGACGCTGGTGCTCGCGTTCCTGTTCGTCAAGGACGGCCCGAAGTTCCTGCCCTGGGTGCGCCGGGTCGCCGGCGCCGGGGCCGGCGGGCACGTCAGCGAGGTGATGCGCCGCATCTGGACGACGATCAGCGAGTTCATCCGGACCCAGGCGGTCGTCGCGTTCGTCGACGCCCTGTTCATCGGGATCGGCCTGCTGATCGTCGGGGTGCCGCTCGCGCTGCCGCTGGCGGTGATCACGTTCCTGGGCGGGTTCATCCCGATCGTCGGCGCGGTCGTCGCGGGCGCCCTGGCGGTGCTGGTCGCGCTGGTCAGCAACGGGTTCACCGCGGCGGTGATCGTCCTGCTGATCGTGCTGGCGGTGCAGCAGATCGAGGGCAACGTCCTGCAGCCGATCCTGCAGTCGCGCAGCCTCGGCCTGCACGCCGCCGTGGTCCTGCTGGCGGTGACCGCGGGCAGCACGCTCTACGGCATCGCCGGGGCGTTCCTGTCGGTGCCGGTGACGGCCGCCGCCGCGGTGGTCCTGCGCTACCTCGGCGAGCTGATCGACCAGCGCACCGGCGCGCATCCGTCGATGACCGACATCGACGACGACGGGCGGGCCGAGCACGCGGAGAACGGCGGGAACCAGGACGACAAGAGCGGGGACGACGGGAGCGGTGACCGGGACCGCTCCGGTGAGGACGCGACGACGGAGCGCGACGACACCCCGTCCGGTCCCCCGGCCGCCGCCGCACAACCGGACTGA